Proteins from a genomic interval of Sulfurimonas sp. HSL3-2:
- the putP gene encoding sodium/proline symporter PutP, with protein sequence MQTPLIVSFVAYMVVMVAIGVYFYFKTNDLSDFVLGGRSLGPGVTALSAGASDMSGWLLLGLPGMMYTQGIVGSWIAVGLILGAFINWHYVAKPLRVYTHHLDDAITIPDYFSNRFEDKGNTLRVVTAVVILIFYTLYTSSGLVGGAKLFEATFHLDYSTALIIGSFIIVSYTFLGGYNAVSWTDFIQGILMMLALVIVPLVVIYDLGGVSAGLKIIESVDPANLDIVSGTSFIGILSLMAWGLGYFGQPHILVRFMSIRHEDEMNRAKTIGMTWMILSIIGSLAVGFFGLAYVVSHGVDLKDSEKIFITLSQLLFNPWIAGFLLAAILAAIMSTIDSQLLVSSSVLTRDIYHAILRKDATDKELVWVGRMTVMAIAVIAWYLSTDENSSVLKLVAYAWAGFGAAFGPVVILSLYNHNITKNGAIAGMIAGSVTVIVYKQLHGGIFDLYEILPGFAASWIATLIFSKIGTKNSSDVERIFSEVQKRLNKTF encoded by the coding sequence ATGCAGACACCCTTGATAGTCTCGTTCGTAGCGTATATGGTAGTCATGGTAGCTATTGGAGTATATTTTTACTTTAAGACTAATGACTTAAGCGATTTTGTACTTGGAGGAAGAAGTCTTGGACCGGGAGTAACGGCTCTGAGTGCGGGAGCGTCAGATATGAGCGGATGGCTTCTTTTAGGGCTTCCGGGCATGATGTATACGCAGGGGATAGTCGGGAGCTGGATCGCTGTCGGACTTATCTTAGGAGCATTTATCAACTGGCATTATGTGGCAAAACCGCTTCGTGTCTATACGCATCATCTTGATGATGCCATCACCATACCAGATTACTTTTCAAACCGTTTTGAAGACAAAGGGAATACTCTTCGTGTCGTGACGGCGGTCGTCATCCTGATCTTCTACACGCTTTACACCTCTTCGGGGCTTGTCGGAGGCGCTAAACTTTTTGAGGCTACATTTCATCTTGATTATTCCACAGCTCTTATCATAGGGAGTTTTATCATCGTATCATATACATTCTTAGGCGGGTACAATGCGGTCAGCTGGACAGACTTCATACAGGGGATACTTATGATGCTGGCACTCGTCATAGTACCGCTGGTCGTCATATATGATCTCGGAGGAGTGAGTGCAGGCTTAAAGATCATAGAGTCAGTCGATCCTGCCAACCTTGATATAGTCAGCGGAACGTCATTTATAGGGATACTCTCTTTAATGGCCTGGGGACTTGGCTACTTCGGTCAGCCTCACATACTCGTACGCTTTATGTCGATCCGTCATGAAGATGAGATGAACCGCGCGAAGACCATAGGTATGACATGGATGATACTCTCGATCATCGGCTCACTGGCAGTCGGATTTTTTGGTCTTGCATATGTCGTCTCACACGGAGTCGACCTTAAAGACAGTGAGAAGATATTTATCACTCTCTCTCAACTGCTTTTCAATCCTTGGATCGCCGGCTTTTTACTTGCGGCCATCTTGGCGGCTATTATGAGTACGATCGATTCACAGCTGCTTGTATCCTCTTCAGTACTCACAAGAGATATCTACCATGCCATCCTTAGAAAAGACGCAACAGATAAGGAACTTGTATGGGTAGGGCGCATGACTGTTATGGCTATTGCCGTCATCGCGTGGTATCTCTCGACAGATGAGAACTCAAGCGTACTAAAACTTGTGGCGTATGCATGGGCAGGGTTCGGTGCGGCTTTTGGACCTGTTGTCATACTCTCTTTGTACAATCACAACATAACAAAAAACGGAGCTATCGCGGGGATGATAGCAGGCTCTGTAACGGTGATAGTATATAAACAGCTTCACGGCGGGATCTTTGATCTGTATGAGATACTGCCGGGCTTTGCCGCATCTTGGATAGCGACTTTGATATTTAGCAAGATAGGGACTAAAAACTCTTCGGATGTCGAAAGGATATTTAGCGAGGTTCAAAAGAGGTTAAATAAAACTTTTTAG
- a CDS encoding bifunctional proline dehydrogenase/L-glutamate gamma-semialdehyde dehydrogenase, whose translation MAMQIQKRTFESAKGVARNWQLEIEKNRISSEKKFHEIMQRMLKDPMNKVFLIELLDQSFRAHDPKRIADQLEYIFKKYENTDIFTEFEQLLVWSFRHIGIYMPDISVELFIKYLRNDISSIVIKGEDAPLNRHLDKRRKEHTRVNINVIGEMVLGEKEAQERIEKYIKALQNPNIDYISIKISTIFSQIVPVAHEWSVDEISRRLEPIYKAAMNNKFTDAHGKEQHKFVNLDMEEYRDINITVDAFMQTLSKEEFYGLEAGIVLQAYLPDTMKNLQKLVKWAKTRINKGGVPIKIRLVKGANQEMELTEASLRGWPCVTYLNKAETDANFKLLMDYLIDEKVTPYVHVGIASHNLFDHALGMLLARERGVEKYYTAEMLEGMSETAYQVLKKEGLNVILYAPIATAKTFTNAIAYLVRRFDENTAEENFLRHSFGLRVDTPAWKTLLKSYDDAVEVLPSIALEPFRMQDRNAELITPRIEAQGYKFKNESDTDFALPQNIRWAESIRDKWKNISKSGGFHAAPVISGEEISSEERVEVIDKSQFHQKVMVGSYTKALKDDLNKAVSVAKADPDGWRELSSKERQKILMNVADEFKKARADLIGVAAAEVGKVFSETDVEVSEAIDFLNFYPYSVERLNALDGIKTEGKGVGLVVSPWNFPIAIPTGGVAAALAAGNTVILKPSSDAVLCGYRLCQCFWDAGVSKNTLQFVPCSADAAGEHLIKDKGIDFVIFTGGESTAQQMIKARPDIHLSAETGGKDATIVTALADRDQAVKNVAASAFNNSGQKCSATSLLVLEREVYEDENFKKMLVDAATSLHVGSVWELQNKIGTLSNKPSGNLEKALHHLDNDEEWALKPSYADDNPYMLKPSIRYGTAKGDFCHLNELFGPVLSVMCAEDLEEAIEIVNSTGYGLTSGIESLDEREVEIFKEKLHAGNLYINRMTTGAIVRRQPFGGMGKSAIGSGKKAGGFNYVSQFMDISFESSNALNLYMDRLQPLFEEENKIAFSLEMMRKAIGEFKYWLDVEFNKEHDYSNIRGESNVIRYLSVKSVLFRFMEDDNLFEMLASIAAAKIVGARVHISIPMHYKSESLDYLHEKKAVLLDENDSFALEDESTLAESMKEVQRVRFLRPQNVSEFIYEAVADDAVYIARDPFVVHGRIELMHYFVEQSVSNSYHRYGNLGLRGLKEKGEK comes from the coding sequence ATGGCAATGCAAATACAAAAGAGAACATTTGAATCAGCGAAAGGTGTAGCCAGGAACTGGCAGCTTGAGATAGAAAAAAACAGGATAAGCAGCGAGAAAAAATTTCATGAGATAATGCAGAGAATGCTCAAAGATCCAATGAATAAAGTCTTCCTTATAGAGCTTTTAGATCAAAGTTTTCGTGCACACGATCCTAAACGTATCGCAGATCAGTTGGAATACATCTTTAAAAAATATGAGAACACGGATATTTTTACAGAGTTTGAACAGCTCCTTGTATGGTCATTTAGACATATCGGTATCTATATGCCCGATATTTCGGTCGAACTTTTTATAAAGTATCTTCGTAACGATATAAGCAGCATCGTCATAAAGGGTGAAGATGCTCCGCTTAACAGACATCTGGATAAAAGACGTAAAGAGCATACCAGAGTAAACATCAATGTCATAGGCGAGATGGTCTTAGGCGAAAAAGAGGCGCAGGAGAGAATAGAAAAATATATAAAAGCCCTGCAAAATCCAAATATAGACTATATCTCCATAAAGATTTCCACCATCTTCTCTCAGATAGTCCCTGTAGCACATGAGTGGAGTGTGGATGAGATCTCACGCAGACTAGAACCGATCTATAAAGCGGCGATGAACAACAAGTTCACCGATGCACACGGCAAGGAGCAGCATAAGTTTGTAAACCTTGATATGGAGGAGTACCGCGATATCAACATAACCGTCGATGCATTTATGCAGACTCTTTCAAAAGAGGAGTTTTACGGACTTGAAGCGGGAATAGTCCTGCAAGCCTATCTTCCCGACACTATGAAAAACCTGCAAAAGCTTGTCAAATGGGCGAAGACGAGGATAAACAAAGGCGGAGTCCCCATCAAGATCCGTTTAGTCAAGGGTGCAAATCAGGAGATGGAACTTACAGAAGCGAGTCTTCGCGGATGGCCGTGCGTGACGTACCTGAACAAAGCTGAGACCGATGCGAACTTTAAACTCCTGATGGACTATCTCATAGATGAAAAGGTCACTCCTTACGTGCATGTGGGTATCGCTTCGCATAATCTTTTCGACCATGCGCTTGGTATGCTTTTAGCGCGTGAGCGCGGAGTAGAAAAGTATTACACTGCAGAGATGCTGGAGGGGATGAGTGAAACGGCATATCAGGTCCTGAAAAAAGAGGGGCTCAATGTCATCTTATATGCTCCCATAGCAACGGCGAAGACATTTACAAACGCTATTGCCTATCTTGTCAGGCGTTTTGACGAAAACACGGCAGAAGAAAACTTTCTGCGCCACAGTTTCGGACTTCGCGTAGACACTCCGGCTTGGAAGACGCTTCTTAAAAGTTATGATGATGCCGTAGAGGTTTTGCCAAGCATCGCTTTAGAGCCGTTTCGCATGCAAGACAGAAATGCTGAACTCATAACACCTCGGATCGAGGCTCAAGGGTATAAGTTTAAAAATGAGAGCGATACGGACTTTGCACTGCCGCAAAACATAAGATGGGCGGAATCTATACGCGATAAATGGAAAAACATCTCAAAAAGCGGCGGTTTTCATGCGGCGCCCGTCATTAGCGGTGAGGAGATCTCTTCAGAAGAGCGTGTCGAGGTTATCGATAAGTCTCAGTTTCATCAAAAGGTGATGGTGGGAAGCTATACAAAGGCTTTAAAAGATGACCTGAACAAAGCGGTCTCGGTAGCAAAAGCAGATCCTGACGGTTGGAGAGAGCTGAGTTCTAAAGAGCGCCAAAAGATACTTATGAATGTCGCCGATGAGTTTAAAAAAGCAAGAGCGGATCTTATCGGTGTTGCCGCGGCAGAGGTGGGAAAGGTGTTCTCCGAGACCGATGTCGAGGTCAGCGAAGCGATAGACTTTTTAAACTTCTATCCATACAGCGTAGAAAGATTGAACGCTCTGGACGGGATCAAAACCGAGGGAAAAGGGGTAGGGCTTGTGGTAAGCCCTTGGAACTTTCCCATCGCCATACCTACGGGAGGCGTAGCTGCGGCGTTGGCTGCGGGAAACACGGTAATACTTAAACCCTCATCGGATGCAGTTCTGTGCGGGTATAGACTGTGTCAATGTTTTTGGGACGCGGGAGTGAGTAAAAACACCCTGCAGTTCGTTCCATGCAGCGCAGATGCTGCAGGCGAGCACCTTATAAAAGACAAGGGGATCGACTTTGTTATCTTCACAGGAGGAGAATCAACCGCACAGCAGATGATAAAAGCCCGTCCGGATATCCATCTTAGCGCTGAGACAGGCGGTAAAGATGCGACTATCGTGACAGCGCTTGCAGACAGAGACCAGGCGGTCAAAAATGTCGCGGCATCTGCTTTTAACAACTCGGGGCAGAAATGTTCTGCTACGTCGTTGCTTGTACTTGAACGTGAAGTGTATGAGGATGAGAACTTTAAAAAGATGCTTGTCGATGCGGCGACATCCTTACATGTAGGCTCGGTCTGGGAACTGCAAAACAAGATAGGGACACTTTCAAACAAGCCTTCAGGAAACTTGGAAAAAGCGCTGCATCATCTCGATAATGATGAGGAGTGGGCGCTTAAGCCTTCTTATGCAGACGACAACCCGTATATGCTGAAGCCATCCATCAGGTACGGTACGGCAAAAGGAGACTTCTGTCATCTCAATGAACTTTTCGGTCCCGTACTAAGCGTGATGTGTGCGGAGGATCTTGAAGAGGCGATAGAGATCGTAAACTCTACGGGATACGGACTGACTTCGGGAATAGAGAGTCTGGATGAGCGTGAAGTGGAGATATTTAAAGAGAAACTTCATGCCGGCAACCTTTATATAAACCGTATGACGACAGGTGCAATAGTCCGCAGACAGCCTTTTGGCGGTATGGGAAAATCAGCGATAGGAAGCGGAAAAAAAGCGGGAGGGTTTAACTACGTATCTCAGTTTATGGATATCAGTTTTGAGAGTTCTAACGCTTTAAACCTCTATATGGACAGACTGCAGCCCCTCTTTGAAGAGGAGAACAAGATAGCATTTAGTCTTGAGATGATGCGCAAGGCGATAGGCGAGTTCAAGTACTGGCTGGATGTCGAGTTTAACAAAGAACATGATTATTCAAATATCAGAGGCGAGAGCAATGTCATAAGGTATCTGAGTGTAAAGAGTGTTCTTTTTAGATTTATGGAGGATGATAACCTGTTTGAGATGCTGGCATCCATAGCAGCAGCAAAGATAGTCGGAGCACGTGTGCATATCTCGATCCCTATGCATTATAAGAGCGAGTCATTGGATTATCTGCATGAGAAAAAAGCAGTTTTACTCGATGAAAATGACAGTTTTGCCTTAGAAGATGAAAGCACTTTGGCAGAGTCCATGAAAGAGGTGCAGAGAGTGCGCTTCTTAAGACCTCAAAACGTTTCGGAGTTCATTTATGAAGCGGTCGCCGATGATGCGGTCTACATCGCAAGAGACCCGTTTGTCGTTCACGGACGTATCGAGCTTATGCACTACTTTGTCGAACAAAGTGTCTCGAACAGTTACCATAGATATGGGAATCTAGGACTTCGCGGTCTAAAAGAAAAAGGAGAAAAATAA
- a CDS encoding thioredoxin domain-containing protein — protein MSNRLEFEDSPYLQQHKNNPIDWYPWCDEAFKKAEDEHKPIFISIGYSSCHWCHVMEKEVFEDKKIATFVNEHFVCIKVDREERPDIDKHYQEVYQLLNRRAGGWPTSIFATPQNKPFFAGTYIPLHNKEGHVNMMGFSEITKIIAEKVAQKDEQIFKNADEIVSFLKPPAHPKEATKLTEDIHKNFIVQANRNFEKVYGGFSVAPKFPHTSTLSTLLNISTLYENKEIKQMVTFTLDNMIKGGMYDLVDGGFCRYSTDDKWLVPHFEKMTYDNALLCELYTKAYLAYKDETYLHIAKQTAEFMINFMQKDDLFYSASDADSDEGEGTYFTYTKDEVETALIINGYENDEISVILKFLHVSENGNFEERNIIRFEESVKPDWYDNVMHILSSLREHRKYPFIDKKVQTSWNAMMIKALFTLGEIESKYTDIAKRSLDALLKAMYLNGQLYHSALIHKEPKVGAFLEDYAFMGIALISAYEHTGDEFDLITAQKFANKALEEFYDNGRWFFSTGEFTTQAEVSDNTYPSTVSVMIDLLLSLGSLVEEKYTVFAFKTLEYNSYDLGRKPIYSPYMLDQMLRYLKGDRIIKSTIENLRSNAKAIAEVKYPYLLKQPSTNSDYLICGANSCFANTADIGQIDEIISNSITEE, from the coding sequence ATGTCAAACAGACTAGAATTTGAAGACTCTCCATATCTTCAGCAGCACAAGAACAATCCCATAGACTGGTACCCTTGGTGTGATGAAGCTTTTAAAAAAGCAGAAGATGAGCATAAACCCATATTTATCTCTATAGGCTACAGCAGCTGCCACTGGTGTCACGTGATGGAAAAAGAGGTCTTTGAAGATAAAAAGATAGCAACGTTTGTAAACGAACATTTCGTCTGTATAAAGGTCGACCGCGAAGAGCGCCCCGATATCGATAAACACTACCAAGAGGTGTATCAGCTTCTAAACCGCCGCGCAGGCGGGTGGCCGACATCTATCTTTGCAACGCCTCAGAACAAGCCGTTCTTTGCAGGAACATATATCCCCCTGCATAACAAAGAGGGTCATGTAAACATGATGGGCTTTAGTGAGATAACAAAGATCATCGCAGAAAAAGTCGCGCAAAAAGATGAGCAGATATTTAAAAATGCCGATGAGATAGTAAGTTTTTTAAAGCCGCCGGCACATCCGAAAGAGGCGACAAAACTTACAGAGGATATCCACAAGAACTTTATCGTCCAGGCGAACAGAAACTTTGAAAAAGTATACGGCGGATTTTCTGTGGCACCGAAGTTTCCGCATACCTCTACGCTTAGCACACTTCTAAACATCTCTACGCTTTATGAGAACAAAGAGATAAAACAGATGGTCACTTTCACGCTTGACAATATGATAAAAGGCGGGATGTACGACCTTGTAGACGGAGGCTTTTGCAGATACTCCACCGATGATAAATGGCTTGTCCCGCACTTTGAGAAGATGACCTATGACAACGCCCTGCTTTGTGAACTCTACACAAAAGCCTACCTTGCATACAAAGATGAAACCTACTTACATATAGCCAAACAGACAGCAGAGTTTATGATAAACTTTATGCAAAAAGACGATCTTTTTTACTCGGCAAGCGATGCGGACAGCGATGAGGGAGAAGGAACTTACTTCACCTATACGAAAGATGAAGTCGAAACCGCACTCATCATAAACGGTTACGAAAATGACGAGATATCGGTGATATTAAAGTTCTTACATGTAAGCGAGAACGGCAACTTTGAAGAGCGCAATATCATCAGGTTTGAAGAGAGTGTCAAACCCGACTGGTACGACAACGTCATGCATATTCTAAGTTCGTTAAGAGAGCATAGAAAATATCCTTTTATCGACAAAAAAGTACAGACCTCATGGAATGCCATGATGATAAAAGCGCTTTTCACTCTTGGGGAGATCGAAAGTAAATACACCGACATCGCAAAAAGATCTCTTGACGCTCTTTTAAAAGCGATGTATCTAAACGGACAGCTTTACCACTCGGCACTTATCCATAAAGAGCCGAAAGTCGGCGCGTTCTTGGAAGACTATGCTTTTATGGGGATCGCTCTTATATCGGCTTATGAACACACGGGCGACGAGTTTGACCTGATAACCGCGCAAAAATTTGCGAACAAGGCATTAGAAGAATTTTACGACAACGGAAGATGGTTCTTTAGCACGGGAGAGTTCACGACACAAGCCGAGGTAAGTGACAATACTTACCCCTCGACTGTAAGCGTAATGATAGACCTGCTGCTCTCGCTTGGCTCTTTGGTCGAAGAGAAATACACCGTTTTCGCATTTAAGACCCTAGAGTACAACTCTTATGACTTGGGAAGAAAACCGATCTATTCTCCGTATATGTTAGATCAGATGCTGAGATATCTCAAAGGCGACAGGATCATTAAATCCACCATTGAAAACCTGCGATCAAACGCCAAGGCAATAGCAGAGGTCAAATACCCGTACCTCTTAAAACAGCCAAGTACAAATAGCGACTATCTGATATGCGGTGCGAACAGCTGTTTTGCGAATACCGCCGATATCGGTCAGATAGATGAGATCATAAGCAACTCTATAACAGAGGAATAG
- a CDS encoding diguanylate cyclase encodes MNALYLIGEWLENRVDKIVDAWLSDKDIKELFLKYNIDIKKFSTKFAQAILLHNIGVMQETKQPDDCPIMNKFVDLMLEKNIISEDIFTICTRLRTTILKKLWEEYPDFFTDIASIQKIISIFDRNLSGVLANFDRKNMANRAQKQKEQELKLYLERLQTVFDVQDNIILKIHEGKLHLANKALFLTTGVNDIRSYCDKYSAPLGFIKHVNIFSSIFKSGEYGKWIEKVIQENNGECTVELFNHITNKSSLMQMKVAKIDDLNDYIFTFTNITEQQRELKKLKDMLYKDSLTGLANLKRFEEIIEKKLDRLPDNNFKILMLHLRGFKITNETYGKEKGEEILKNVADVLKEHYPKESARIDIDRFAVMSEDMTLSHAETLVKEIDGTIDTSSIDINSAIVLLHEKDTKESMFERGEILLNHVKNNKEKTVYDESVLQEKENERLKEQQKFLELMKQYKENNQHLPVTSYYLEIPIKSDAAILSINDDTISVTLRKISLFSLYRDDHVYIQMPKKPNYKAKVKGIDTKGDKVLLGEFKTVETSPLDRRSIHVKLQEQVDITIKSRKNRIVAELDSLSINSFVIIVDHLYDIEMDTQLNMRVTLVKKELMFRGHVHLIIAVADKFKLIVHLTQSQNIQDELVPFISNRQIEIIKELQKNVL; translated from the coding sequence ATGAATGCCCTTTATCTTATTGGAGAGTGGCTCGAAAACAGAGTCGATAAGATAGTCGATGCATGGCTTAGCGATAAAGATATAAAAGAGCTGTTCTTAAAATACAATATCGATATAAAAAAATTCTCCACGAAGTTTGCCCAAGCGATCCTTCTGCATAATATCGGAGTCATGCAGGAGACGAAACAGCCTGACGACTGCCCTATTATGAACAAGTTCGTCGATCTTATGCTTGAGAAAAACATCATATCCGAAGATATCTTTACCATCTGTACCCGTCTTAGAACGACAATACTGAAGAAACTTTGGGAGGAGTATCCCGACTTTTTTACCGATATCGCCTCTATTCAAAAGATCATCTCCATATTTGACAGAAACCTCTCCGGTGTCCTTGCAAACTTTGACAGAAAAAATATGGCTAACCGTGCACAAAAACAAAAAGAGCAGGAGTTAAAACTCTATCTTGAACGTTTACAGACAGTATTTGACGTACAGGACAACATCATTTTAAAGATACATGAGGGAAAACTTCATCTGGCAAATAAAGCGCTTTTTCTTACAACGGGAGTTAATGATATAAGATCTTATTGTGACAAATACAGCGCTCCTCTAGGGTTTATAAAACATGTCAATATCTTTAGCTCAATTTTCAAATCGGGAGAATATGGCAAATGGATAGAAAAAGTCATTCAAGAGAATAACGGCGAATGTACGGTAGAGCTTTTTAACCATATTACAAACAAAAGCTCTCTTATGCAGATGAAGGTCGCAAAGATCGATGATCTTAATGACTATATATTTACTTTTACAAATATCACCGAACAGCAAAGAGAACTGAAAAAACTAAAAGACATGCTCTATAAAGATTCTTTGACCGGATTGGCTAACCTTAAAAGATTTGAAGAGATCATCGAGAAAAAACTAGACAGACTGCCGGACAATAATTTTAAGATATTGATGCTCCACCTGCGTGGTTTTAAAATAACGAACGAGACATACGGAAAAGAAAAAGGCGAAGAGATCTTAAAGAACGTGGCAGATGTATTAAAAGAACACTATCCAAAAGAATCGGCAAGAATAGATATAGACCGTTTTGCCGTAATGAGTGAAGATATGACTCTAAGCCATGCTGAGACTCTTGTCAAAGAGATCGACGGTACCATCGATACAAGCAGTATCGACATAAACTCTGCAATAGTCCTGCTGCATGAGAAAGACACCAAAGAGAGTATGTTCGAGCGTGGTGAGATACTGCTAAACCATGTAAAAAACAACAAAGAAAAAACAGTTTATGATGAAAGCGTACTGCAGGAAAAAGAGAATGAGCGTTTAAAAGAACAGCAGAAGTTTCTTGAGCTTATGAAGCAGTACAAAGAGAACAATCAACATCTGCCGGTAACGAGCTACTACTTAGAGATACCGATAAAGTCTGACGCTGCTATTTTAAGTATAAACGACGATACGATAAGCGTAACTCTAAGAAAGATATCTCTGTTTTCTTTATACCGCGATGATCATGTCTATATCCAGATGCCTAAAAAACCGAACTACAAAGCCAAGGTAAAAGGTATCGATACAAAGGGAGACAAAGTCTTACTGGGAGAGTTTAAAACGGTCGAGACATCTCCGCTAGACAGAAGAAGCATACATGTAAAACTGCAAGAGCAGGTAGATATCACCATCAAGTCACGAAAAAACAGGATTGTTGCGGAACTAGACTCGCTTTCAATAAATAGTTTTGTTATTATAGTAGACCATCTTTATGATATCGAAATGGATACACAGCTCAATATGAGAGTCACACTCGTGAAAAAGGAACTGATGTTTAGAGGTCATGTGCACCTGATCATAGCCGTAGCGGACAAGTTTAAACTGATAGTGCATCTTACCCAGTCACAAAATATACAAGATGAACTTGTACCGTTTATATCTAACAGACAGATCGAAATAATTAAAGAATTACAAAAAAATGTTCTATAA
- the ppk2 gene encoding polyphosphate kinase 2 encodes MKREQRTKEDKLVKVMIKESKLAYEKELKMLQIELLKMQNHIKDTGMKLLILFEGRDAAGKGGTIKRITEHLNPRGARVVALDKPSDIEKTQWYFQRYVSHLPSAGEIVLFDRSWYNRAGVEPVMGFCTPEEHEDFLRSVPGFERMLMNAGILVLKFYFSVSKEKQAKRFKDRKTDPLKHYKISPVDEKAQKLWDKYTIAKYSMLLSSQTPGTPWTIVRSDNKKQARINCIKHIISHIDYPDKISDEFLKTNKEIVLDGNEEILIMESNMNIKKEID; translated from the coding sequence ATGAAAAGAGAACAGAGAACAAAAGAAGACAAACTTGTAAAAGTGATGATAAAAGAGTCCAAACTTGCTTACGAAAAAGAGCTGAAAATGCTTCAGATCGAACTCTTAAAGATGCAGAACCATATAAAAGATACGGGTATGAAACTGCTTATCCTTTTTGAAGGACGCGATGCTGCAGGAAAAGGCGGGACGATCAAACGCATAACGGAACACCTCAATCCCCGCGGTGCCCGTGTCGTCGCACTTGACAAACCCTCTGACATCGAGAAGACACAGTGGTATTTTCAAAGATATGTCAGCCATCTTCCTTCCGCCGGAGAGATAGTACTCTTTGACAGAAGCTGGTATAACCGTGCGGGAGTCGAACCTGTTATGGGATTTTGTACACCTGAGGAGCATGAGGATTTCCTGCGCTCTGTTCCGGGCTTTGAAAGGATGCTTATGAATGCGGGGATACTTGTACTGAAATTCTACTTTTCCGTATCTAAAGAGAAACAGGCGAAGCGTTTTAAAGACAGAAAAACAGACCCGCTTAAACACTATAAGATATCACCCGTAGATGAAAAAGCGCAAAAACTGTGGGATAAATACACGATCGCTAAATACTCTATGCTGTTATCTTCTCAGACACCGGGGACGCCTTGGACGATTGTCCGTTCAGACAACAAGAAACAGGCTCGCATCAACTGTATCAAGCATATCATCTCACATATAGATTATCCGGATAAGATCTCTGATGAGTTTTTAAAGACAAATAAAGAGATCGTCCTGGACGGGAATGAAGAGATCTTGATCATGGAATCGAATATGAATATTAAAAAAGAGATCGATTAA
- a CDS encoding TolC family protein → MKKISIILLLSLLAYSDTLPISSEKKEILQLKREQIRQDMQSSQRSWISPLNLSLSINKSEDALHNNSETKNAKVEWSQDLFRSGGIYYTVEQAKASAEANLLGVDIEESTYLKQIYTLKAQIQRDQLKMEQEQLTLKNMDIDLFIIKAKYKVGTSDISELNQATINRDNARTNLIITKNALHNEIYELKKLVDNENIDAITLPEIPMISRDEYLNKNLELIQYKQKDVVVQAGWKNKRSAYLPKLTFNGSYGYVDYSGDTTSYNGDAYSYGAVLSMPLDINTKSSIESARLAYLQTKSSQSDRKLELEQEYDKRTSTIGDYKEKISVAQEMINMYSELYDFTKQQVDAGFKSQYDLESLGNSLKIQQLEEKIQNYNITIEKISLYFDTKHEGK, encoded by the coding sequence TTGAAAAAAATATCGATTATTTTACTATTATCATTACTTGCGTACAGCGATACTCTACCTATCTCAAGTGAAAAAAAAGAGATACTGCAGTTAAAACGTGAGCAGATAAGACAAGATATGCAGAGTTCTCAAAGGAGCTGGATATCCCCGCTCAATCTTTCTTTGTCCATAAATAAAAGTGAAGACGCCCTGCACAATAACAGTGAGACAAAAAATGCGAAGGTAGAGTGGAGTCAAGACCTTTTTAGAAGCGGCGGGATCTACTACACCGTTGAACAGGCAAAGGCTTCAGCAGAGGCAAACCTACTTGGTGTCGACATCGAAGAATCAACCTATTTAAAGCAGATATATACTTTAAAGGCGCAGATACAGCGTGATCAGCTCAAGATGGAGCAAGAACAGCTCACCCTTAAAAATATGGATATAGATCTTTTTATCATAAAAGCCAAATACAAAGTCGGAACGTCGGATATTAGCGAACTCAACCAAGCGACGATAAACAGAGACAATGCAAGAACAAATCTCATCATTACAAAGAACGCTCTTCATAATGAGATATATGAGCTGAAAAAACTGGTCGACAATGAAAACATAGACGCTATAACTCTTCCTGAGATCCCGATGATATCAAGAGATGAGTATTTAAATAAAAACCTTGAGCTCATCCAATACAAACAAAAAGATGTAGTCGTACAGGCAGGCTGGAAAAACAAACGCTCTGCCTATCTTCCAAAACTGACCTTTAACGGTTCATACGGATATGTGGATTACAGCGGGGACACGACAAGCTACAACGGGGATGCTTACAGCTATGGTGCCGTACTCAGCATGCCGCTTGATATAAACACAAAAAGCAGTATCGAGTCCGCGAGATTAGCATATTTGCAGACAAAAAGTTCACAGTCAGACCGTAAGCTGGAACTCGAACAAGAGTATGATAAACGCACAAGTACCATAGGTGATTATAAAGAGAAGATATCTGTCGCACAAGAGATGATAAATATGTACAGTGAACTCTATGACTTCACAAAACAGCAGGTAGATGCAGGATTTAAGTCACAATATGACTTAGAATCACTAGGGAACTCTTTAAAGATCCAACAACTTGAAGAAAAGATACAAAACTACAATATAACTATCGAAAAGATATCGCTCTATTTCGATACAAAACATGAAGGAAAATAA